A region of the Paracoccus pantotrophus genome:
CCAGGGCTCGATATGGCGGCGATAGGTGCGCAGGTCGGCGTGTTTGAGTTCGGCCGGGCGCTGGACGGCGACATTGGCCAGGGCTTCGAGCGCGGTCTCGACCGCGGTGGATCCGGCTTTCGGCGTGGCCAAGAAAACCAGTCGTCTTTCCCAGAATATCAGCATTTCCTGCAAGCTTTCAGCCATTGCGGCACGCGTGCCGGCATAGCCACTCGCCCTGAGGCTGTAAACCGTTTCTTAATCCTCTTGCGGCAGACTGGGTCAGGAAGGCGAGAGACCTTCCGATTCGCAAAGCAGGACTTGCATTTCCGCGCAAGGATGCGCAAATAGGAACATCCCGTGAACAAAAGTGGCGGGCGGGCGCTGATTGCCCCGGATGGCGGGGTGTGAAATAAGCATGAGGACCGCATGGCAGGGGCAACACTTTTCGACATGAACGACAAGCGATCCGCAGACAAGCAGAAAGCGCTGGACAGCGCGCTGGCCCAGATCGAACGGCAGTTCGGCAAGGGCTCGATCATGAAGCTGGGCGCCGACAACCCGGTGGCCGAGATCGAGGCCACTTCGACCGGCTCGCTGGGGCTCGACATCGCGCTGGGGATCGGCGGTCTGCCCAAGGGCCGGATCATCGAGATCTTCGGGCCGGAAAGCTCGGGCAAGACCACGCTGACACTGCATGTCGTGGCCGAAGAGCAGAAGAAGGGCGGCGTCTGCGCCTTCGTTGACGCCGAGCACGCGCTGGACCCGCAATATGCCAAGAGGCTGGGCGTCAACCTGGACGAACTGCTGATCAGCCAGCCCGATACCGGCGAGCAGGCGCTGGAAATCGTCGATACGCTGGTGCGCTCGGGCGCGGTCAGCCTGGTCGTGGTCGATTCGGTGGCGGCGCTGACGCCGAAATCCGAGATCGAAGGCGACATGGGCGACATGCAGATGGGCAGCCAGGCCCGGCTGATGAGCCAGGCGATGCGCAAGCTGACCGCCAGCATCGGGCGGTCGAACTGCATGGTGATCTTCATCAACCAGATTCGCATGAAGATCGGCGTGATCTTTGGCAGCCCCGAGACGACGACGGGCGGCAATGCGCTGAAATTCTATGCCTCGGTGCGCCTGGACATCCGCCGCACCGGCTCGATCAAGGACCGGGACGAGGTGACCGGCAATGCCACCCGGGTCAAGGTAGTGAAGAACAAGGTCGCGCCGCCCTTCCGCGAAGTCGAATTCGACATCATGTATGGCGAAGGCATCTCGAAGGTTGGCGAGTTGATCGACCTGGGTGTCAAGGCCGGCGTGGTCGAGAAATCCGGATCCTGGTATTCCTATGGCGACGAGCGCATCGGCCAGGGCCGCGAGAATGCCAAGCAGTTTCTGCGCGACCATCCCGAGATGGCCTATGCGATCGAGGACAAGATCCGCGCCAGTCATGGGCTGGACTTCGGCGTCACGGACGACGGCGACGAGGTGATGGCCGAAGATTGACCCTGGATCGGGCCGGTTTTCGAGGCGAAGCACGGGGGCTTTGCCCCCACGCTTCCTGCGCCCTGGATGGGGCGCAGGAAGCATTCCCCCAGGATATTTGCACAAGGAAGACCCTGCCGCCGGCGCCAGGCCATGCAGGATTGCTGGACAGCCGCCATGGCTGGGGCTAGACCGGGCGGCACACCGGTTCTGGCCGGAAAGACCGCTTTGCGATGAAGGCCCGATATGCCCAGCTTGAATGACATCCGCTCGACCTTCCTGAACTATTTCGAACGCAACGGCCACAGGGTCGTCGAGTCGAGTCCCCTGGTGCCGCGAAACGACCCGACCCTGATGTTCACCAACTCGGGCATGGTGCAGTTCAAGAACCTGTTCACCGGGGTCGAGACCCGCGACTACAAGCGCGCCACCACCGCGCAGAAATGCGTTCGCGCCGGCGGCAAGCACAACGACCTCGACAATGTCGGCTATACTGCGCGCCACCATACATTCTTCGAGATGCTGGGTAACTTCAGCTTCGGCGATTATTTCAAGGACGGCGCGATCCCCTTTGCCTGGGAACTGCTGACCAAGGATTTCGGCATCCCCAGGGACAAGCTGCTGGTCACGGTCTATCACACCGATGACGAGGCGGCGAACATCTGGAAGAAGGTGGCGGGGCTTTCCGACGACCGCATCATCCGCATCCCGACCAGCGACAATTTCTGGCAGATGGGCCCGACCGGTCCCTGCGGCCCCTGCACCGAGATCTTTTATGACCATGGCGAGCAGATCTGGGGCGGCCCGCCCGGCTCGGCCGAGGAGGACGGAGACCGCTTCATCGAGATCTGGAACCTGGTCTTCATGCAGAACGAGCAGTTCGAAGACGGCTCGATGCGGGCGCTGGACATGCAGTCGATCGACACCGGCATGGGGCTGGAGCGGATCGGCGCGCTGTTGCAGGGCAAGCACGACAATTACGACACCGATCTGATGCGCAGCCTGATCGAGGCCAGCGCCCATGCGACCAGCGCCGACCCGGACGGTCCCGGCAAGGTGCATCATCGCGTCATCGCCGATCACCTGCGCTCGACCAGCTTCCTGATCGCGGATGGGGTGATGCCCTCGAACGAGGGTCGGGGCTATGTTCTGCGCCGCATCATGCGCCGCGCCATGCGGCACGCGCATATGCTGGGCGCCAAGGATCCGGTGATGCACCGCCTGGTCCCGGCGCTGGTGCGCGAGATGGGAGCTGCCTATCCCGAGCTTGGCCGCGCCCAGGCGCTGATCGAGGAGACGCTGAAGCTGGAAGAGACCCGCTTCAAGCAGACGCTGGATCGCGGCTTGCGGCTGCTGGACGAGGAACTGGCAAAGCTGCCCAAGGGGGCGAACCTGCCGGGCGAGGCGGCTTTCAAGCTCTACGATACCTATGGCTTCCCGCTGGACCTGACCCAGGACGCGCTGCGCGAAAAGGGCCGCGCGGTCGATACGGCCGGTTTCGATTCGGCGATGGCCGAGCAGAAGGCCAAGGCTCGCGCCGCCTGGGCCGGTTCGGGCGAGACCAAGGATGCCGCGATCTGGTTCGACATCGCCGAAGAGCATGGCGCGACCGAGTTCCTGGGCTATGATACCGAGATCAGCGAGGGCCAGATCCTGGCGCTGGTGCAGGACGGCGGTGCCGTCGAGGAGGCGGGCGAGGGGCAGGCGGTGCAGATCGTCGTGAACCAGACGCCTTTCTATGCCGAATCCGGCGGTCAGGTCGGCGATACCGGGCTGATCAAGACCGAGACGGGTGCCGCGCGGGTGACCGATACGAAAAAGGTCGGCGGCGTCTTCATCCATGTCGCCGAGGTGACGCTGGGCTCCATCCAGCGCGGCCAGGGTGCGCAGCTTTCCGTCGATCACGACCGCCGCAGCGCCATCCGCGCCAACCATTCGGCCACGCATCTGCTGCACGAGGCGCTGCGCCGCGCCCTGGGCGAGCATGTCGCGCAGCGCGGCAGCCTGAACGCGCCCGACCGGCTGCGCTTCGATTTCAGCCATGCCAAGGCGATGACCCCCGAGGAACTGGCGCAGGTCGAGCGCGAGGTGAATGATTTCATCCGCCAGAACAGCCCGGTCGAGACCCGGATCATGACCCCCGACGACGCCCGCGCCCTGGGGGCGCAGGCGCTGTTCGGCGAGAAATATGGCGATGAGGTGCGCGTGGTCTCGATGGGCGAGCTGCCGGGCTCGGGCAAGGGGACCGGCGGGCAGACCTATTCGCTGGAGCTTTGCGGCGGCACCCATGTCGCACGCACCGGCGATATCGGCATGTTCGCCCTGACCTCGGAAACCGCCTCGGCCGCCGGTATCCGCCGCATCGAGGCGCTGACCGGCCAGGCGGCGATGGACGCGCTGCGGCGCGTGGACGGCGAACTCAATGAGATCGCCGGCATCGTCAAGGCGCAGGCCGGCGACGTGGTGAACAAGGTCCGCGCCCTGGCCGATGAGCGCAAGGCGCTGGCCAACGAGGTCGCGCAGCTCAAGCGCCAGCTGGCCATGGGCGGCGGCTCCGAGGACAAGCCGCGCGAGATCAACGGCATCAAGCTGATCGCCCGCCGGGTCGAGGGGGTGAGCGGCAAGGAACTGGGCCCGCTGGTCGACGAGATGAAGTCGCGGCTTGGCTCGGGCGCGGTGGTGGTGCTGGCCGAGGCCGAGGGCAAGGCGACGGTGGCGGCGGGGGTGACCCCCGACCTGACCACCCGCATCAGCGCCGTCGAACTGGTGCAGACCGCGACGGCGGCGCTTGGCGGCAAGGGCGGCGGCGGCCGTCCCGACCGCGCCCAGGGCGGGGCGCCCAGCCTTGCCGCCGCCGACAGCGCCATTGCTGCCGTCGAAACCCTGATCGGAGAGAAGGCATGACTGCGCTGTGGATCGCCCATGTGAACGTGACGGATCCCGAGGCCTATGGCGAATATGCGCGGCTTGCGGGTCCGGCGATCGCCGCGCATGGCGGGGTCTTTCTCGCCCGCGGCGCGCGCTATGTGCAGCTTGAAGGCAAGGAGCGCGCCCGCAATGTCGTGGCGCGTTTTCCCAGCCTCGAGGATGCGGTGGCCTGCTATCACTCGGCCGAATATCAGGCGGCGCTGGATCATGCCCGGGGCGCGGCCGAGCGGGATCTGGTCATCGTCGAGGAAAACCCGGCCTAGGCGCCAGGGCCTTCTGGGCTTTCTGCGCGATCCGGGCTTTCCTTTTACGCCGGGGATCTGGCCCCGGCCGGGTCGCGGTTTTCGGGCGATGGTCTTGGTCAAGCCCGCGGCAGCGGCCGCCTGGGGGCGGGCGTTCGTGGAAACATCCTGCTCTGTTCTGGTCCCGCTAGATCCTGCCCATATCAAATCGAAGCATAGCCTGCGTTTTTGAGGTGGTTGGCGCACTCCTTTGCGGAGAAGCTGTCAGGTCATGTGCCGAGGCGTTTCCAGGCGGCTTCGACGGTGCGTTCGGCGGCGGAGCGCATGAGGGGCTTGGGCGCGGCGAACATGAGGGGGCGAATGCCATGCGTTCGAGTGAGCCCCCGATCGTGTTCGATGGGGCTCAGATCCGGGCTGTATGGCGGGAGGAACAGCAGATGCGCGCCTGCCGCCCGCATGGCCTTTCGCACCGCGCCGCCCTTGTGGCTGCCGAGATCGTCCATGACCACCACGTCGCCCGGACGCAGGGTCGGAAAGAAGCACCGGCTCGACACAGGCGCGGAACAGATCCCCATTGATCGGGCCATCGAGGACGCAGGGCGCGTCGATCCGCTCCATCCGCGGCGCCCCCACGAAGGTCATCCTGCGCCAGTGCCCCTGTGGCGCACGGCCCGGCAGGCGGGTGCCCCTCGGCCCCCGGCCGCGCCGCGGGGCCATGTTTGTCTGCGCCCAGGTTTCCTCGATGAACACGAGCCGGCGCGGGTCGATCCTGTGCTGGTGCCGCCGCCAGCGGGCGCGGCGGCGGGCGATGTCGGGCCGTCCGGTCTCGGCGGCAAGGACGGCCTTTTTTTGAACGACACCCCCTCGGCATGGACGAAACGCCACAACGCGCCATAGCTGACCCTGACCCTGCGCGCGGCCAGCCCGGCCCGGAGCCGGCGCAGGGGCAGCGAGGGGTGTTCCGCAAGCCGGGCCAGCGCGTCGTCCCGTCCCGGCGCCATCACATCGCGCCGCTTACCGCCCATCGGACTGGCCTCGCAACTGCCTGTCGCGCGCCATCTCCGGGACCATTTCACAACGCTCGGCACGCTGAGGCCGAACATAGACGCAACCGCGCGCACCGTCTCTCCCTCAGCAACGCGCGCAACAACGCGTGTCCGAAGATCGCTGGACAAAGGTCTCGCCATGCATGCCGGCCTCCTTTCCCAGCAGCCATGTCGAAGCAGACCATCCCCGATCTGGGAGCGCCCGATCCAGCCTGAAACGATCAGGCTTTAGGCTCTCCGCGAGGGATGGCCGCATTCTCGGAAGGACCGGAAGGGCTTGGTGGGGGCTGCTTGACCTTGCCGTATCACGAATGGCGAATTGATCCGGGCGCAGCATGGATATTGCCGCAATCCGGCGGGCGAGCATCCCCCCGGTTTCCCGATGATGCGTGGCAAGCTTGATTGCCCCCAGTGCCCCGCGGCTGCCGGCCGGCCCTATTCCACCGTCACCGATTTCGCCAGGTTGCGCGGCTGGTCCACGTCGGTGCCCTTGGCCACCGCAGTATGATAGGCCAGATATTGCATCGGCACCGCGTAAAGGATGGGCTGGAACAACCCGCCGCCCGCCGGCATCGCGAGCCCCGCCCGCACGCCATGACCGCCGGCCTCCAGCCCCTCGGCATCCGAGATCAGCAGCACCTGGCCGTGGCGCGCCATGACCTCCTGCATGTTCGAGACGGTCTTTTCGAACAGCCCGTCGCGCGGCGCCAGCACCACCACCGGCACGTTCCGGTCGATAAGCGCGATGGGCCCGTGCTTCAGCTCGCCCGAGGCATAGCCCTCGGCATGGATATAGCTGAGCTCCTTGAGCTTCAGCGCCCCCTCCAGCGCCACCGGGTAAAGCGCGCCGCGGCCCAGATACAGCACGTCCTGCGCCTCGGAAAGCCAGCCGGCCAGGCGGCGGCATTCGTCGCTGACCGCAAGCGCCTGGTTCAGCAGCCCCGGCAGCGCGCGCAGGTCGGCCAGGTGCGCAGCCAGTTCGGCATCCGTTAGCCGCCCGCGGTCCCGCGCCGCCTTCAGCGCCAGCACCGCCAGCACCGCAAGCTGGCAGGTGAAGGCCTTGGAGGATGCGACGCCCACCTCGATCCCGGCCAGCGTCGGCAGGGCGATGTCGGCATCGCGCGCGATGGCCGAGGTGCCCACGTTCACCACCCCCACGGTGCGCGCCACCTTGTCGCGGGCGTAATGCAGCGCCGCCAGCGTGTCCGCCGTCTCGCCCGACTGGCTGACGAAGATCGCCCAGCTCTGCGGCGAAAGCGGCGGTTCGCGATAGCGGAACTCGGAGGCTACATCCAGGTCGCAGGGCAGGCCGGCCAGCGCCTCGAACCAGTAGCGCGCGACATGGGCGGCATAGAAGGCGGTGCCGCAGCCGACCAGGGTCAGCCGGTCCACGTCGCGGAAATCCAGCGCCTCGGGCAGCACGATCCGCTCGCCCTTGATGTAATGGTTCAGCGCATCGCCCAGCACCACCGGCTGTTCGGCGATCTCCTTGGCCATGAAATGCCGGTAGCCGGCCTTGTCGATCTGGGTCGCGCCCACGTCGATCTGCTGGATCTCGCGGTTGGCGGGGCGGCCCTCGGCGTCGAAGATCTCGGCGCCCGCGCGGCGGATGATGGCGTGGTCGCCGTCTTCCAGATAGGTGATGCGGTCGGTGAAGGGCGCCAGCGCCACCGCGTCCGAGCCCAGGAACATCTCGCCCGTGCCATGGCCCACGGCCAGCGGGCTGCCCTTGCGGGCGGCGATCATCAGGTCGGGCTCGCCCTCGAACAGGAAGGCCAGCGCAAAGGCGCCGTGCAGGCGGGCCAGCGTGGCCCGCGCCGCCGCGACGGGGCCGAGGCCCTGGCCCATGTGCCAGGCGGTCAGCAGCGCCACGGTCTCGGTATCGGTCTGCGATTCCGGCTGCATCCCCAGCCGCGTGACCTCGTCGCGCAATTCGCGGAAATTCTCGATGATGCCGTTATGGACCACCGCCACCGGGCCGCGGCGATGGGGGTGTGCATTGGCCTCGGTCGCGGCGCCATGGGTGGCCCAGCGGGTATGGCCGATGCCGGCATGGCCGGTCAGCGGCTCATGCACCAGCCGGTCCGACAGGTTCACCAGCTTGCCCACGGCGCGGCGGCGGTCCAGCCGGCCGCTGCCGTCCACCGTCGCCACCCCGGCGCTGTCATAGCCGCGGTATTCCAGCCGCTTCAGCGCCTCGACCAGTTGCGGCGAGACCTCGTGATCGCCCAGGATTCCGATGATGCCGCACATGTCAGTTCCCCTTTTTCTGGCGCAAGGCCTGCATCAGCCGCGCGGCAAGGCCCGGCTTGACCACCTGCTTGGCGCGTCCCAGCGCCAGCGCGTCGTCCGGCACGTCCTGGGTGATGACCGAGCCCGAGCCCGTCATCGCCCGCGCCCCCACCCGGACCGGCGCCACCAGCATGGTGTCCGAGCCGATGAAGGCATGGGCGCCGATCTCGGTCCGGTGCTTGCTGACACCGTCGTAATTGCAGGTCACGGTGCCGGCGCCGATATTCGTGGCCTCGCCGATATGGGCGTCGCCCAGATAGGTCAGGTGGCCGACCTTGACGCCCTCGTCCAGCACCGCGTTCTTGATCTCGACGAAATTGCCGACATGCACGTCGCCGCCCAGTTCTGCGCCGGGGCGCAGCCGGGCAAAGGGGCCGACGGTGGCGCCGGCGCTGACATGGCAGCCTTCCAGGTGGCAAAAGGGCAGGATCTCGGCGCCGCTTTCCACGGTCACGCCGGGGCCGAAGACCACGTTCTGCCCGATTACCGCGTCGCGGCCGATGCAGGTGTCGAGCGCGAACCAGACCGTCGCCGGATCGCTCAGCGTCACGCCGTCCTCCAGCGCCTGTGCGCGGGCGCGGGCCTGAAAGGCGGCCTCGGCCGCGGCCAGTTCCGCACGGGTGTTGATGCCCAGCGTCTCGGATTCGTCGCAGGTCACGACCTCGACCCGGCAGCCGGCCTCGCGGGCCAGGGCGGGCAGGTCGGTCAGGTAATATTCCCCCGCCGCGTTGCGATTGCCGATCCGGGGCAGGCATTCGCGCAAAAGCGCCGCATCCGCCGCCAGCACGCCGGAATTGACCAGGCGGATCGCCCGTGTCGCCTCGTCCGCATCCTTGTATTCGACGATCCGCTCCAGCCCCTTGGGTCCGGTGACAAGGCGGCCGTAGCGGCCGGGATCGGCAGCCTCGAAGCCCAGCACCACCACATCGGCGGGGTGGGCGGCAAGGCTTGCCAGCGTTTCCTGCCCGATGAAGGGGGTGTCGCCGTAAAGCACGATCACCCGGCCCTCGAAGCCCTCCAGCAGCGGCAGGGCCTGGCCGACGGCATGGGCGGTGCCAAGCTGTTGGTCCTGCAGGGCGATCTGCGCCTCGGGGTCGAGCTTGGCCACGGCCTTCTTCACCGCCTCGGCGCCATGGCCGGCGACCACCACCACCGCCTCGGGCGCCAGCGTCCGGCCGGCGGCAAGCGCATGGGCGACCAGCGGCATGCCGCCCAGCCGGTGCAGCACCTTGGGCAGGTCCGACTGCATGCGGCTGCCCTGTCCGGCGGCCAGCACGATCAGCGCGACGGGTTTCTCGGTCATCTCTGCCCTCTTGCCTGTTCCTTATCCTTGCCGGGCGTTCTACCTAGAGGGCGACGGTCGGGAAAGGCCCCGGCAGATCAAACATCTTGACGGAAGGTTACAGCATGGCGGGAACGGTGGTCTTCGATCTGGACGGGACGCTGGCCGACACCTCGGGCGATCTGATCGCGGCGGCCAATGCCTGCTTTGCCGCGCGCGGCCTCGGCGCGCTGCTGGACCCGGTCGCGGACGCGCTGATCGCCTTTCACGGCGGCCGGGCCATGCTGCGCGCCGGCTATGGCCGGATGCCCGGCAACCATCTGCTGCCGCCCGGCGCCGAGGACGAGGATTACCCGCGCCTGCTGGACCATTATGGCCAGGCGATCGCCGTCCATACCCGGCTTTACCCCGGTGCCGAGGCGGCGCTGGAACGGCTGGCGGCGGCGGGCCATCGGCTTGCGGTCTGCACCAACAAGCCCTCCGCGCTGGCCGAGACGCTGCTGCGCGAGCTGGGCATCCGTGACCGTTTCGCGGCGATGATCGGCGCCGACACGCTGCCGGTGCGCAAGCCCGATCCGCGTCCTTATGCCGCCGCGGTCGAGGCGGCGGGCGGCACGGTGGCGCGATCTTTCCTGGTCGGCGATACCGAGACCGACCGCAAGACCGCCGCCGCCGCCGGGGTCAGGGTGGCGCTGGTCGGCTTCGGCCCCGAGGGCGAGGCGCTGCGCCGCCTGGCGCCCGAGGCGATGCTGGCGCATTTCGACGACCTGCCGGAGCTGGCCGCCGCCTGGCTGGGCTGACCGGGCAAAGGAAAAGGGGGCCGCGAAGGCCCCCCCCGATGACGCATGTGCCGCAGG
Encoded here:
- the recA gene encoding recombinase RecA — translated: MAGATLFDMNDKRSADKQKALDSALAQIERQFGKGSIMKLGADNPVAEIEATSTGSLGLDIALGIGGLPKGRIIEIFGPESSGKTTLTLHVVAEEQKKGGVCAFVDAEHALDPQYAKRLGVNLDELLISQPDTGEQALEIVDTLVRSGAVSLVVVDSVAALTPKSEIEGDMGDMQMGSQARLMSQAMRKLTASIGRSNCMVIFINQIRMKIGVIFGSPETTTGGNALKFYASVRLDIRRTGSIKDRDEVTGNATRVKVVKNKVAPPFREVEFDIMYGEGISKVGELIDLGVKAGVVEKSGSWYSYGDERIGQGRENAKQFLRDHPEMAYAIEDKIRASHGLDFGVTDDGDEVMAED
- the alaS gene encoding alanine--tRNA ligase, whose product is MPSLNDIRSTFLNYFERNGHRVVESSPLVPRNDPTLMFTNSGMVQFKNLFTGVETRDYKRATTAQKCVRAGGKHNDLDNVGYTARHHTFFEMLGNFSFGDYFKDGAIPFAWELLTKDFGIPRDKLLVTVYHTDDEAANIWKKVAGLSDDRIIRIPTSDNFWQMGPTGPCGPCTEIFYDHGEQIWGGPPGSAEEDGDRFIEIWNLVFMQNEQFEDGSMRALDMQSIDTGMGLERIGALLQGKHDNYDTDLMRSLIEASAHATSADPDGPGKVHHRVIADHLRSTSFLIADGVMPSNEGRGYVLRRIMRRAMRHAHMLGAKDPVMHRLVPALVREMGAAYPELGRAQALIEETLKLEETRFKQTLDRGLRLLDEELAKLPKGANLPGEAAFKLYDTYGFPLDLTQDALREKGRAVDTAGFDSAMAEQKAKARAAWAGSGETKDAAIWFDIAEEHGATEFLGYDTEISEGQILALVQDGGAVEEAGEGQAVQIVVNQTPFYAESGGQVGDTGLIKTETGAARVTDTKKVGGVFIHVAEVTLGSIQRGQGAQLSVDHDRRSAIRANHSATHLLHEALRRALGEHVAQRGSLNAPDRLRFDFSHAKAMTPEELAQVEREVNDFIRQNSPVETRIMTPDDARALGAQALFGEKYGDEVRVVSMGELPGSGKGTGGQTYSLELCGGTHVARTGDIGMFALTSETASAAGIRRIEALTGQAAMDALRRVDGELNEIAGIVKAQAGDVVNKVRALADERKALANEVAQLKRQLAMGGGSEDKPREINGIKLIARRVEGVSGKELGPLVDEMKSRLGSGAVVVLAEAEGKATVAAGVTPDLTTRISAVELVQTATAALGGKGGGGRPDRAQGGAPSLAAADSAIAAVETLIGEKA
- a CDS encoding DUF1330 domain-containing protein gives rise to the protein MTALWIAHVNVTDPEAYGEYARLAGPAIAAHGGVFLARGARYVQLEGKERARNVVARFPSLEDAVACYHSAEYQAALDHARGAAERDLVIVEENPA
- the glmS gene encoding glutamine--fructose-6-phosphate transaminase (isomerizing), with amino-acid sequence MCGIIGILGDHEVSPQLVEALKRLEYRGYDSAGVATVDGSGRLDRRRAVGKLVNLSDRLVHEPLTGHAGIGHTRWATHGAATEANAHPHRRGPVAVVHNGIIENFRELRDEVTRLGMQPESQTDTETVALLTAWHMGQGLGPVAAARATLARLHGAFALAFLFEGEPDLMIAARKGSPLAVGHGTGEMFLGSDAVALAPFTDRITYLEDGDHAIIRRAGAEIFDAEGRPANREIQQIDVGATQIDKAGYRHFMAKEIAEQPVVLGDALNHYIKGERIVLPEALDFRDVDRLTLVGCGTAFYAAHVARYWFEALAGLPCDLDVASEFRYREPPLSPQSWAIFVSQSGETADTLAALHYARDKVARTVGVVNVGTSAIARDADIALPTLAGIEVGVASSKAFTCQLAVLAVLALKAARDRGRLTDAELAAHLADLRALPGLLNQALAVSDECRRLAGWLSEAQDVLYLGRGALYPVALEGALKLKELSYIHAEGYASGELKHGPIALIDRNVPVVVLAPRDGLFEKTVSNMQEVMARHGQVLLISDAEGLEAGGHGVRAGLAMPAGGGLFQPILYAVPMQYLAYHTAVAKGTDVDQPRNLAKSVTVE
- the glmU gene encoding bifunctional UDP-N-acetylglucosamine diphosphorylase/glucosamine-1-phosphate N-acetyltransferase GlmU codes for the protein MTEKPVALIVLAAGQGSRMQSDLPKVLHRLGGMPLVAHALAAGRTLAPEAVVVVAGHGAEAVKKAVAKLDPEAQIALQDQQLGTAHAVGQALPLLEGFEGRVIVLYGDTPFIGQETLASLAAHPADVVVLGFEAADPGRYGRLVTGPKGLERIVEYKDADEATRAIRLVNSGVLAADAALLRECLPRIGNRNAAGEYYLTDLPALAREAGCRVEVVTCDESETLGINTRAELAAAEAAFQARARAQALEDGVTLSDPATVWFALDTCIGRDAVIGQNVVFGPGVTVESGAEILPFCHLEGCHVSAGATVGPFARLRPGAELGGDVHVGNFVEIKNAVLDEGVKVGHLTYLGDAHIGEATNIGAGTVTCNYDGVSKHRTEIGAHAFIGSDTMLVAPVRVGARAMTGSGSVITQDVPDDALALGRAKQVVKPGLAARLMQALRQKKGN
- a CDS encoding HAD-IA family hydrolase — translated: MAGTVVFDLDGTLADTSGDLIAAANACFAARGLGALLDPVADALIAFHGGRAMLRAGYGRMPGNHLLPPGAEDEDYPRLLDHYGQAIAVHTRLYPGAEAALERLAAAGHRLAVCTNKPSALAETLLRELGIRDRFAAMIGADTLPVRKPDPRPYAAAVEAAGGTVARSFLVGDTETDRKTAAAAGVRVALVGFGPEGEALRRLAPEAMLAHFDDLPELAAAWLG